Proteins co-encoded in one Girardinichthys multiradiatus isolate DD_20200921_A chromosome 11, DD_fGirMul_XY1, whole genome shotgun sequence genomic window:
- the LOC124875956 gene encoding cytokine receptor common subunit gamma-like, producing the protein MMSTRLFLLLSLVGQILAKNPPDMKCLVINLEKVRCTWNSQGTPDVNYNFSSWFIKENETSCAEYLTDNGTNIGCNRPYTKLQRFDAFYTTLRYGGEMNVKKHDLRRKVMLNPPTNLTVKNGSDFNLWFYWNQTDKHCVEYQVRVRINNSSWERSLVYLGQSYSQNLPSSTARYELQVRSRIERTCGESEVWSDWSEPVVWGFNNTTDTNKGHEAMPVWTAVLYVAAAITLLLLVMILLHNERIKIILIPPLPKPVLNSSDVEDWFHFSKGLIKEGFNANFSERACTVREYQPVSRSDSNSSDSSVLTTTTDQTDCSIAIAVNEPEDTSAPFYTHVIASEEGQQVSA; encoded by the exons ACATGAAGTGCCTGGTGATTAACCTGGAAAAAGTTCGCTGCACCTGGAACTCGCAGGGGACTCCAGACGTCAATTACAACTTTTCCAGCTG gttcataaaagagaACGAAACGAGCTGTGCTGAATACCTGACTGATAATGGAACAAATATTGGATGTAATCGTCCTTACACCAAACTCCAGAGATTTGACGCATTTTACACTACACTGAGATATGGCGGGGAGATGAATGTGAAGAAACATGACCTTAGAAGAAAAG TGATGTTAAACCCACCAACCAACCTGACCGTAAAGAATGGATCCGACTTTAACCTGTGGTTTTACTGGAACCAGACTGATAAACATTGTGTGGAATATCAAGTACGAGTCAGAATAAACAACAGCAGCTGGGAG CGCTCGCTAGTGTATCTCGGGCAGAGTTACTCCCAAAACCTGCCTTCCAGCACTGCCAGATATGAGCTGCAGGTGAGGAGCAGAATAGAGCGTACCTGTGGAGAGTCTGAGGTGTGGAGCGACTGGAGCGAGCCTGTAGTCTGGGGATTCAATAACACCACAG acacAAATAAAGGACATGAGGCAATGCCAGTGTGGACAGCAGTGCTGTATGTGGCAGCTGCCATCACCCTCCTTCTTCTGGTTATGATCTTACTGCACAATGAACG GATTAAAATCATCCTGATTCCTCCTCTTCCCAAGCCCGTACTGAACTCTTCTGATGTCGAG gaTTGGTTTCATTTCTCCAAAGGCCTTATTAAAGAAGGGTTTAATGCCAACTTCAGTGAGCGAGCCTGCACCGTGCGTGAGTATCAACCTGTCTCGCGTTCCGACAGCAACAGCTCTGACAGCTCCGTCCTTACCACCACCACCGATCAAACCGACTGCTCTATTGCCATCGCAGTGAATGAACCAGAGGACACATCTGCTCCTTTTTACACCCATGTGATCGCCTCTGAAGAGGGCCAGCAGGTTTCTGCGTAA
- the snx12 gene encoding sorting nexin-12 isoform X1 → MSDPVVADTRRLNSKPQDLTDAYGPPSNFLEIDVYDPQIVGVGRNRYTTYEVRMRTNLPIFKLKDSCVRRRYSDFEWLKNELERDSKIVVPPLPGKALKRQLPFRGDEGLFEESFIEERRVGLEQFINRIAGHPLAQNERCLHMFLQEETIDRNYIPGKVRH, encoded by the exons ATGTCAGATCCTGTCGTAGCAGACACTCGCCGGTTGAATTCCAAACCTCAGGACCTGACGGATGCTTACGGGCCCCCCAGCAATTTTTTGGAGATAGATGTTTACGATCCTCAGATCGTTGGAGTGGGAAGGAACCGTTACACAACTTACGAAGTTCGTATGAGG ACAAACCTTCCTATTTTCAAATTGAAGGACTCATGTGTGAGGAGAAGATACAGTGACTTTGAGTGGTTAAAGAATGAGCTGGAAAGAGACAGTAAG ATTGTAGTACCACCTCTGCCGGGCAAAGCCCTGAAGAGACAGTTGCCATTCCGTGGAGACGAGGGCCTTTTTGAGGAGTCCTTTATTGAGGAGCGGCGAGTGGGCCTTGAGCAGTTCATCAACAG AATTGCAGGTCACCCCTTGGCCCAGAACGAGCGCTGTCTTCACATGTTTCTGCAGGAGGAGACCATTGACCGTAACTACATTCCTGGAAAAGTACGACACTAG
- the snx12 gene encoding sorting nexin-12 isoform X2: MSDPVVADTRRLNSKPQDLTDAYGPPSNFLEIDVYDPQIVGVGRNRYTTYEVRMRTNLPIFKLKDSCVRRRYSDFEWLKNELERDSKIVVPPLPGKALKRQLPFRGDEGLFEESFIEERRVGLEQFINRIAGHPLAQNERCLHMFLQEETIDRNYIPGKV; the protein is encoded by the exons ATGTCAGATCCTGTCGTAGCAGACACTCGCCGGTTGAATTCCAAACCTCAGGACCTGACGGATGCTTACGGGCCCCCCAGCAATTTTTTGGAGATAGATGTTTACGATCCTCAGATCGTTGGAGTGGGAAGGAACCGTTACACAACTTACGAAGTTCGTATGAGG ACAAACCTTCCTATTTTCAAATTGAAGGACTCATGTGTGAGGAGAAGATACAGTGACTTTGAGTGGTTAAAGAATGAGCTGGAAAGAGACAGTAAG ATTGTAGTACCACCTCTGCCGGGCAAAGCCCTGAAGAGACAGTTGCCATTCCGTGGAGACGAGGGCCTTTTTGAGGAGTCCTTTATTGAGGAGCGGCGAGTGGGCCTTGAGCAGTTCATCAACAG AATTGCAGGTCACCCCTTGGCCCAGAACGAGCGCTGTCTTCACATGTTTCTGCAGGAGGAGACCATTGACCGTAACTACATTCCTGGAAAA gtaTGA